CATGCTCTCCGGCGACTGGTCGTATAGGAACTCCATGTGGCCCACCGTCGAGAGCGCGTCGCTCACGCCGTGGAGCGCGTACTGCGGCACCAGCCAGAACACGCTGAcgggcacgacggcggcgggcttGTCCAGCAGGCCGtgctcggcggccgcggcgcgccgccTTGCCTCCACGAGCGCGCCGGCCATGACGCCCAGGACGGAGACGGCGAGGCCGGCGCCCATGCGCTGGAAGTAGGTGATGCCCGACCGCCGCCCCGTGCAGCGGCGCGCGAGGGGCACGAGGGCGCGGTCGTAGAGCGCGAGGCTGGCGAGCATGGAGAGCGTGGTGAAGATGATCATGGTGGCCGGCGGGATCTGGAAGCTCGCGGTGAGGTGGCGGTCCATGGTGCGCGCCTGCTGGATGGCGAAGGTGAAGTTGTGCGACGCCGCGGCGATGAGCGTGATGCTGGCCGCCCACAGGGGCAGCATGCGGACGATGGATTTGAGCTCCTCCACGCGGTGCACCGTCGACACGCGCCACAGGTGCGGCTCGCCGGAGTCGGCGACGTCGCCCGTCGTCACCACGGCCGCTCGGTCCAATAACCTTCACGTGGGGCAGGCAAGTACCAGCAGGAATTAGTAATTCTGATCTCGGAGACGTCGTCGAGCCCAGCCAAAAATAAACAACGAACCACATGAGCAAATTGACGCACATCTGTCGATGCACATGGACCAACAAGACTCAACTAAGAAATAAAGCACAGTGGTAGATCAACTTGCCTTAGCTGATCGGTGTGCAGCAGCCTCCCGTCGGCGGCGATGGGGGCGTCGAGCTCCTTGTTGTGGTAGAGCAAGCCGGCGTCCTCCGGCACGTCCACCTTCCTCTTCCTGaaggcggcgacgaggaccTGCAGCAGCCGCTTGAAGGGGCTTCCCTCGGGCTTCACCTTCACGTAGAGCGGGTACCCGGCCACGAACGACAGCACGGAGAGGAACATGGCGATGGCCGGGATCCCGAACCCCCATCCCCACCCCACGTTCTCCTGGATGTACACCACGATGGTGAGCGCCAGCAGCACGGCGAGCCCCATGCTGAAGAAGTAGAGGTTGAAGTAGCTCCACTtctgctcgccgccggggcGCCGGCCGAACTGGTCGGCGCCGAACGCCACCACGCAGGgccggatgccgccgccgccgagcgcggTGAGGAGCAGCGACAGGTACAGCATGGCGAGCTGCCCGCCGCATGCGCGCTGGCAcgacgggggcgccgccgccgtggcagaggcggcggcggcgcacggcgcggggcggagcgccGGGGCTAGCGCGGCCGCGACGAGGCCCAGCATGCCGAGCTGGtacagcgcgccgccgcccgcgatgGTCCAGAAGCGGCCGGCGCAGGagtcggcgacgatggcgcccAGGACCGGCGTGAAGGCCGCCGTGCCGTTGAAGTTGGTGAGCAGGTTGGAGGCCTCCGCGAGCGGCAGGTGCAGCTGCTGTGCGTGAGGTACGTGATCAGGTTGGCGTTGAAGCCGGCCGTGGCGAAGCGGTCGCAGATCTCGTTCGCTGCAGGAAAACACTGATCGAACTGCGATTCTACCGAGGAAAACTGATCAGAGTGCCGTGACTGCACGCACCTAGTATGAAGGGCATTGTCTTGAAGCCGCCCTGCTTCGTCTTCCTAGGCGACCCATCCTCGTCGGCCGGCGCcgcagccgccatggcctccgtcCTTGCTCCTTGCTGCCGTACCAGATTAGCTAGCTACGGATACTGAGATACACTGTATACGAAACCGAAGTGGCAGTAGAGTTGCTATTGCCGGTCGAGTGCTGCCCTCCCTGCAGACTGGGTCAAGTGGGCAGTGTAATCTAGTCCGCGACGGCGCAGGATTCGGTGGCCGGCGAACTAACCCAGCGTGCGAACAGCGCGGCGGGCACAAGAGACAGAGACAATCAGACAAGCGAGCGAACGGTGCAGTTCAGATGCGCGCAGTCAAATTATCACATAAGATCCAATAATTATTTTTCTATtccaaaataatttttttattactgGAACAATGGTTATTGTTCGTGcaataaataaaaattattttaaaatttttgttCCGAAACAAATTTGACTAAATTACACATGTGAGATTCTACCTATAAGTGCCTTTTTCACTCGAATTTGCACGCACACGCCGAGTCCGATTCCTGTGCATCAGTTGCAGTAGCAACAACAGCTCAGTAGTCCTCGATTGAGGGTTGTGTTTGGTTAGGGATGGAAACTTTTTGCAACTTTTaccactaattagagatattaaattaaatctaattacaaaagcacctccacaatcatgggtactgtagcaattttatacctaatgagacctttgaccacATTATTTGACGATGATTAGAGCATGgtcactgtagcattactgtatctaatcatgtattaattagactcattagattcagcTCGCAAAGTTGCATCCATCtctaaaaagattttacaaatagactacatttagtatTCCATACATACAAAATTCTCTTTCTGCGAAATTTTTACTGTTACAACCAAACACGGCGAAGAGGTGAATCATTGTTCATCACTGTGCGGTACTATAGCAGTCCTATACACCGGGTAGTGTTCATATTTGTAGCACTTGATCTGCCCGGCTCATCTAGGAAACCAACGGTTCAAGTTGGGAATGATTGATAAGGGGGAGGCTAATTTACGGTCGCCCGTCAGTTGCGGTCTCGATTTTCCGACcgtgtgtttttcctttttagtAACTTTTTGTCGTTTTTTGGAGAAAAAATTTTTCAGGAAAAATTTTTGAGA
The nucleotide sequence above comes from Panicum virgatum strain AP13 chromosome 3K, P.virgatum_v5, whole genome shotgun sequence. Encoded proteins:
- the LOC120701361 gene encoding protein NRT1/ PTR FAMILY 3.1-like, whose amino-acid sequence is MLGLVAAALAPALRPAPCAAAASATAAAPPSCQRACGGQLAMLYLSLLLTALGGGGIRPCVVAFGADQFGRRPGGEQKWSYFNLYFFSMGLAVLLALTIVVYIQENVGWGWGFGIPAIAMFLSVLSFVAGYPLYVKVKPEGSPFKRLLQVLVAAFRKRKVDVPEDAGLLYHNKELDAPIAADGRLLHTDQLRLLDRAAVVTTGDVADSGEPHLWRVSTVHRVEELKSIVRMLPLWAASITLIAAASHNFTFAIQQARTMDRHLTASFQIPPATMIIFTTLSMLASLALYDRALVPLARRCTGRRSGITYFQRMGAGLAVSVLGVMAGALVEARRRAAAAEHGLLDKPAAVVPVSVFWLVPQYALHGVSDALSTVGHMEFLYDQSPESMRSSAAALFWFADSLGNYLGTALVAVVQSASGGVWLQDNINRGRLDYYYWLVTFLLVLNLAYYIACFHFYTLKSFEVDAGDGPHDGRGEQWLAEPCHGQVGASQNGGGSIC